The sequence GTCTCCCATAACTCCCCATGATGCAGTGATCTCCCTTCATGAAAGGGAAATTGCTGAGCAATTATTGATTCTAATGACCACATGCCTACAGAAAGCTGCTGTTAATATCGTTTTTCCTGCTCTTATTGTGTGAAACattcatgtttttgcttttcctgCTGTTAATGATCTAATGACGGGTTCTCCTTTGAGTACATTGAGCAGCAGGACACTAATATGGCAAACAAACTGCCTAATTGGCAGTTGGCAATACAGTTGGCTGGTTTGGAAGAAGAGTACTGCATGGCCGTGCATCTGCTTCAGAAAGCTACCAACTGCTCCTCCCTCCTCTGTAGCAGGGATGAAGTATTTGTTTAACTGGGCTACAAACATTGTTCTAATATGCCTATAAATAGCTATAGTAGCTAAATAGCTACTTCGGCCTGTCTGTCTGGTCTGGTTGCTGGATTCCTAAACCGAATGCATATCACTGAATCCTGTTCTAGGTGTATAAGCCGTGGCtgactgcaaaataaaaataaaaaacataaaaaatgaaaaattgtaGAGAAAGCAAATTGATAAATTCAGGATATGACACAAATTTAGGATAACTATCACAGCAGTGTCGTTGTGTGAGGCTTAGTTTTCTAGTTTTTTATTCTTAGTTAATATATTTGAGCATTAGttaattttttgtgttgttttattttttcagagtTTTTTGTGATTGAAAATCTGTTAGTATTCATACCTGTATGAGTCTCCTTtgattacttcctgttttactttgaaggacaGCTTTCTTACATGTCCTATGTTAGGTTTTCTCCACAACCATCTGGACAATAGATGgttgtaaaaacattttctcagtttctgCTGTAACCTTGTTGTTAAATAACTCACCGATTACTGTGAAAActtgattaaaaaatgaatagtcTTTAATCAGATAAAGCTTTCTCATGCAATTCTGTGAACGTAATATTCGTATTAATATTACCAAAAAACCGGCACCAACAATAACACATGTATACATTCACCAGGCTctgttttttaaaggtaaaatgcaACAACAATGTAATTGATattacaaacaaaataatatgcATTCTAAGTTATTTgtagaaattcacattaacatAAATGTTTAGGATGAATAATTTGTTGAAGCAGCTGCCTTTCATACGAGGTATCAAAGTCATGTAGACTGTAGTAAATCTGGTTACTGACTCAAGATGCTGGCACTGTGACATGTGCCTGTCATTTTATCACTATTGAAGTGGTTGGTGTGATACCACTGTAGCAGGATCAATGGCCTGTAGCGTGTGTTGGACTTTTCGTCTCTGATGTGATGTGATGGGGTGTttccttttgtctgtttttctcagATTGCGATTTTGTCTTGCGACAGAAGCAGATGACATTGAAGAAGCGGCAGTGGCATGTTGCACACGAGTCACAGCAACCGGACTGAGGCAAACAGCTTTGAGCGAGCTGGGAGCATTTGATCTTCACAGGATTTGGCCTCACTTTAGCAGGAGGACAAAtctcattttgagcagcaggACCGCCTCTGGGCTTCTGTGAGgtggggagaaaaacaaaacagatggcGAGAGCATCAGAAAAGCCATCTGACTCCTCTGGATCCTTATAGTAATACTGCCTCCAAAGACTGAAAGCTTTGACTGTGGGTACCCACAGCACACAGTAAATGCTAAACATTTTTGACCATTTTAAGGATTGATTGAAATAACGTATGACTAAAACATGAACATGTATATGTTTTGTTAGACTTACAGATTAACAGCACAGATCTTGAACTTACTGGCACAAGAATCCTCTGTCGTTCATAATGTCCTCTCCTGGCAAACAGAGGCCTCACCCTGATTTCATTCGTAGACCCTGTTGAAACAACATCAAACTATTTTCTTACTTAAGAAGATCAACAAACCTTCTCTTTACTTTCCTGTTTTGAGGGTTGTCTCATTTTTGCCCCTGtagtgcacctgttgttaatttcCTTAACACCAAATCAGCAAAAACTGATGAACAATGcccctctgctacttaactCAACACATCAATATCCCcaaagtttaactgacttgatgaTGAACTCTGATCAACAAACGTTTCTTTAAATTGTTGATTTTTTAAAGTTCTGAATCAGGAAAAGGCAAGTTTTTTGTTCAGAAAAGAGTAAAATAATACAACAGAATCAAAATGTACGCACATAAATGAAAGTACAACTTCTAGAGTTTGTTTCATGTCACACAAAGTgcatttttataataatttgtTTAAGTCACAAAGCACTGGCGCAGCAAAGTTACTGTTCTGTTCTATAACTTATTAACGGCAAAGCTACAGATGAGGATTAGGGCACCTCGGGAAAAAATATATCAACATAGAAAATAAATCTGGTTTTATTAATATCATATGagataaaaaatattctgtaaaTTTGTTTTAATCCATGTAATTTGTCACCTCTTTGGCCACCAGAGGGCCTCAATGGGATCCTCTAAGTTAGACGTCTAAATCTTTTTCCCACTAAAGAGCTGCAAATCATCTCCGATTTATTTAATTAGACACACACGCACGAGATATCTGGATACCCAAGAGCTGAGCAGGCAGGCCCATAAATTCCTCCAAAACtgtaactgaaaacatttagtgACATAGGCCCGAGGTCACATATCTGAGActgctgaaaaaatgtaaaacggTTCACACCAGGGGTATATGACAGTGCATAAATGTATACTGCTATAGAGACAGGTCAACTCTCAATTTGCAGCTCATATAATTTTATGGCAGTAATAAATCACTCCTCAAATAGATGAGACAAGATTTGCCTAGACACTGGTGGATCTCTATAGATAAGCAGCCGCAGCAACCTCACACCCTGCTTAGCAGGAAACTCTGAGACTGACAAGGTGATTTATTCGCCCACAAGCTGTCAGTTCTAGACAGGTGATAGAGGTGCCCGGAGCTTTTACTGCCGCGTGTCTTCCCCTTCTTATGTGAAATCCTGATTTATGTTTTAATAACATGAATAATAACAcggatgtaaaatgtataaccccccaaaaacaaaatgctttaaCCACTTGATATTAAAACTTGATCAATCAGCAGGAAATTGCACAAATAAgattaatattattgttattattattgaagaCTCCCATAAAGTGTTGTCATGTTGATATACGCTTTCATAGGTGATGCCAGCTGTACCGTTATGCGCTACGAGGAGTGGGCCTCCTCCTCTGCGGCTCATGTTGTGCTGATGAATCATGGGAGATGCCTGACGTTTTAAACACCCTTTAAACTCTTTAA is a genomic window of Astatotilapia calliptera chromosome 9, fAstCal1.2, whole genome shotgun sequence containing:
- the LOC113029765 gene encoding agouti-signaling protein-like; the encoded protein is MKLRVGMKLALLCLCIVQLAFGSRRINDREAAARGDVPLRKASHGTGSTNEIRVRPLFARRGHYERQRILVPKPRGGPAAQNEICPPAKVRPNPVKIKCSQLAQSCLPQSGCCDSCATCHCRFFNVICFCRKTKSQSEKNRQKETPHHITSETKSPTHATGH